The window ttactttctgtcaaaattagaaacttgcaatatctgaaaatgtagctagctagactattttACCCGTGCCCTGAAATCGGTGTAGATAGTCAGAGCGAATTTTCCAGCTATGTAGACAGGTCTGGTAGCATAAATCGTATCTAATTTGgctaactttctattaaaatATATTGTAGTGAAATCATTTCTTTCGGTATATATATACTGAGTACTTCACAGTTAGAACATTTgattggtaaactacacggtaatgtaaaggttgtattatttttttattgtattgtatttcaaaatgttgtttggtgaatcatggatgactccatcatttgtaacaagtttctgTAAATAGTTTTTTGTTCGATGTTGAAGAGACAAAAATATTTGGTGCATTTTCCCCTATTTTCCATCCAGTTGGCTTTATTTTTAGAATATATTACACTTGATCTTTCATCAATAAATTGCTCCATTTCTTTTAGTTTTTCCTCAAACTTATTCTGTGCCTTCTGCGTCATGTTCTGTCTTAGAAAACTTCTAAAATTGCAGACTCAGGGTGTTCCAGTTCAGTGGTACCAAGTAGATATGCTGTACTAATAAACCTCAGGATTTTGTTCTAGCCCAGCACTAGCACATCTGTTTCAAATTATAATCTAATCATGGTCATAAATCTGGACCACGACCAGTTTTAatcagtgtgttagtgctgggctggaacaaaggCCTGCAcaccatgtcaaatcaaatcacattttatttgtcacatgcgtttGTAATCCACAGGTGTAGACGAACAATGAAAggcttacttacgggtccttttccaacaatgcagggtgaaaaataaagataaaaatacattgaaatagtgacacaaggaataaaGACACAgaataaaaataaagaataatgaatttaaaaaaaagtgtaaatataacatggctatatactgggAGTACTAGTACCGAGTTAATTTTcagaggtacgaggtaattgaggtagctatatgtaagggtaaagtgactaggcaacaggatagaaaATACACAACAGGATAGAAAATACACAATAGCAGCAGGgtatgtggtgagtgtgaaagtgcgtatgagtgtgtgtatggcaTCAGTATGTGCATGTgtcatgtgtgtgggtgtatgtagtgtgcatgtgtgtgtagggGATGTCAGTGTAAGTATATGTGactgggtgggtagagtccagtcaaaatcaaatcaaattatatttgtcacatgcacatgattaacagatgttaatgcgagtgtagtgaaattcttgtgcttctagttctgacagtgcagtaatatctaacaagttaactaacaattccccaacaactaccaaatacacacaactctaaaggggtgaatgagaatatgcacatgtaaatatatggatgagcgatggcagaGGGgaataggcaaggtgcagtagatggtataaaatacagtaaaacATGTGATacgagtaatgtaagatatgtaaacattattaaagtgccattatttagagtgcattgtataaagtgactagcgatacatttattaaagtggccagtgattggttctcaatgtaggcagcagcctctctgggTTAGTGATTCCTGTTTagtagtctgatggccttgagaggaaagctgtttttcagtctctcggtcccagctttgatgcacctgtactgacctagccttctggatggtagtagGGGTGTGAACAGTCAGTGGCTCGGGAGGTTGATGTCCTTTATggtatttttggccttcctgtgacatcgggtgctataggtatcatggagggcaggtagtttgcccccggtgatgcattgtgcagaccgcgctaccctctggagagccttgcggttgagggcggtgcagttgccataccaggctgtgatacagcccgacaggatgctctcaattgtgcatctgttaaagtttgtcagggttttgtgtgctcgaatttcgtctaccttgttgtcaagagactgaacattggctagtagtatactcgggagtggTGTGCGATGGGCATGTCTACGGAGCCTGGCCAGGTGGCCGCTTCATCGGCCACTTCTGCGGCATCATTGTTTTGGATCACCTACTGGAATTAgctccattgtcctgggtggtggtccgaacagaggatctgcttcgggaaagtcgtattcctggtcgtaatgttggtaaattgacgttgctcttatatccaatagttattcccggctgtatgtaataagacttaaggtttcctggggtaacaatgtaagaagtAATagataaaaaaaaactaaatattgcatagtttcctaagaactcgAAGTGTGTGTacatagagtcagtgcaggagagtttgTGCAAaaaaagtgtatgtgtgtgttggagtgtcagtgtcgtatgtgtgagtgtgtgggtcgagtccagtgtgtgtgcatagagtcaatGCCAGAAAGTTAGTGCAAGAACGGGTAAATGCAGGTAGTCTGTGTAGCCATCTGATctgattagctatttagcagtggGTGTAGAAACTGTTCACAgtcccagacttggtgcactgttttttaaatttaactaggcagttcaaacaagaacacattcttatttacaatgtcggcctaacccggccaaaccctaactacgctgggccaattgtgtgccgcccgattgaactcccaatcacagccggttgtgatacagcctggaatcgtaccagggtctgtagtgaaacttctggcactgagatgcagtgccttagaccgctgcgtcactctgGAGCCCAAGTAGCACATTCTGTGttgtagcagaaagaacagtcaaTGGCTTGagtagctggagtctttgaagATTTTTGGGGTCTTCCTCTGACGgctggtacagaggtcctggatggcagggagcttgaccccagtgatttactggggcgtactcaccaccctctgtagagccttgcagtttccataccaagggtgatgcagccagtcaagatgctctcaatggtgcagctctagaactttttgaggatctaagggtccatgccaaatcttttcagcctcccaCTCAGTTGTGGCCCAATCACaactgtataggtgtgtgttggccatgttaattccttagtgatgtggacaccaaggaacttgaagctctcgacccgctccactaaagtcccatcgatgtggatgggggtgtgctcacccctccatttcctgtagtccacgatcagctcctttgtcttgctgacaatgagggagaggttgttgtcctggcaccacactgccaggtccctaacaacctccctataggctgcctctcCAGGATGGGAGTAGGAGACCCTTGGTCTGATTGAGTGACATCAGTGGTAGTGAAATTCAACCTACAGTGGGTCCCCCAGGATCAACATTGAAAAACACTGGGTTTAAGGCAGATCAAATGCCTTTTCCAATGTACTTTCCTTTGTAATCAAGCCCTAGAGCAGGGATGCCCAACcgtcttcctggagatctactgtcctataggttttcagtccaaccctaatttagcgtTTCTGATTCAGCTAGTTCTTAAGGTATTGTTGAGCAGCTAATAAGTAGAATCAGGAGTgtttaaattagggttggactgaaaacccacaggacagtagatctccaggaagaggtttgggCAGCCCTGCCCTAGAGGCTTGAGAAGCCTTGCTGCTTTATAAGCACTTGCAAATTATATTACTTCGAGGAAAGATGACTTCAGAAAAAGCAACTTCAAGTCTCTGCATTTTGAAGACTGTATTTGATGTGTTTATAGTTTCATCTACTTACATTTTGATGTAATGCTCTACAGAATTGGTGACAAAAATATGCAGTGACAACGGCCACTGGTTTCTGCATCCCGAGAGCAACCGAACATGGACCAACTACACACGATGCAACGAGCATACTAATGAAGGCAGAATGGTACGTTGCGGTCCAAAAAACAACAACTCTCAAATGGATGTTCCGTTAATTCAAACGCAAGTGCTTGCTGCATGTGAGGAATGTCACTTTGACCTCCTGCAGAAACTTTCAGATGGCTATTTTGATAGAATGGACATTAAGTACTTGAAAATACTCTTTGCTCTTTGATTATCAGGGCTATGGGACTTGCATTATAATTTTGTATTGATTCATCAATGcattgcatttacatttacatttacatttaagtcatttagcagacgctcttatccagagcgacttacaaattggtgaattcaccttctgacatcagtggaacagccactttacaatagtgcatctaaatcatttaagggggggggggtgagaaggattgctttatcctatcctaggtattccttgaagaggtggggtttcaggtgtctccggaaggtggtgattgactccgctgtcctggcgtcgtgagggagtttgttccaccattggggggccagagcagcgaacagttttgactgggctgagcgggagccaTTATATAGCTGGGTTTAGGGAGTTCAGAACACATACAGTAATATGCTAGGGCAATATGAGGCTTATTGTGTCTATTCTCTTTCAGACTGCCATGAATTTATTCTACTTGGCCCTCATCGGTCATGGCTTATCACTGACATCCCTATTAATTTCCCTGGGAATATTTTTCTATTTCAAGTGAGTATAAATGAACCAAACAATAGAACTAATTGAATATTCAAAGGTTTTGTTCCTGGATCTGTTATTAGACACGGACAGTTGATGCCAAATTACTTTCGGTTTTTAACGCCACAATGAAAAAGTCTACACCTTTTCCCCTTTCGTGTAGGAGTTTAAGTTGTCAGCGAATCACTCTCCACAAAAACCTCTTCTTCTCCTTTGTATTGAACTCGGTCATTACCATCATCTGGCTGACCGCTGTGGCGAATAACCAGGAGCTGGTACAAAGAAACCCTGTaagtggatgggtgggtgggtgggtggatggatggatattaTGTGATTGATAATTTTATGTGTATTATGATATGTATATTTTACAGCCACACACCAATGCAATGGCAGTATACACACTGCTAATTTGCTGCTGCCTTTAGAGATATTCAAAGAGTAAAGCACAGAAGAACTGCATGTGCAACATCCTTATTTTCTTTTTTTCCAGACAAGCTGTAAAGTGTCCCAGTTTATCCATCTTTATCTTTTTGGTTGCAACTATTTCTGGATGCTTTGTGAAGGGATATACCTGCACACCCTCATCGTTGTTGCTGTGTTTGCTGAGAAACAGCACTTGATGTGGTACTATCTTCTCGGCTGGGGTAGGTTTTTAGGGATACCCCCGTATACCCGTATATGATTTTGATGTGAAGTTTGGATGTTATTTCATGGAAGTAACACTGTTTGTCACGGACAATGGATGTCTGTTGTTTTTCAGGCTTTCCTCTAATTCCAGCATCTATACATGCAATCGCTCGCAGTTACTACTACAATGACAAGTGAGTTAAGTTCAGATACTGTATTTTGTACCACAATTGTTTTCAGTGAAGTTATCATTTCTTCAACTACAAGCTATTCATACAGCATAATACATCTTGCTGTAATTAGTTTCTATTACAGCTACAAGTATTCCCTACCATGTATCCATTGCCTATTCGAATCCTGTTGGCACACTTCTAGAGCTTTCAATCCAATTTTATGAATATGTTTCCTGTAAGCAGCTCTTGTAAAAATCTAATTTAAACCATAAAAGAAGGCGGCAGACCCTGAATGCTAATTTGTCTCTTCCCCTCCTACAGTTGTTGGATAAGCTCCAACACTTCACTCCTCTACATAATCCATGGGCCCATCTGTGCTGCTCTGTTGGTAAGTCTGTAGTACATTTAGGTACATGCAAATACAATCTATATTCCTGCTTTCCTTGAGTGCAAACTTAAGTGGAAAGAGGTTGCAGTGTTCAAGGATGTTGTTTTCATTTTTGTTGCCTTACCTTGAACGTAGTCTATGGACAAAAAGAGACCACACTTTGTTTTTGTTCAACGAGCCCAGGAAACAAATATCTGGATAAGTAATTTCACAGAACTATCCTGTAGGTTGATAGATTAGTGACCCGCCCATTAGTCATTCGGCAGAACAACATGCCTTTGGCATTCTAGGAATGACCTGATAAAACCATTGGTCTGACTTCAAAGGAAACCGGACAATCAAGCATCCTCTTGTAGTTTGCAATTATTTTCTTTGGGTCCAATCTGGTATAGAGCTGCATGTCTTATCAGATGTGCTGATGTTTCTTTATTTTGAGGAATTCTGACTGATTTCTCCTTGTTTAGTCAATTTGAGAATTATAATGAATGTTATGTTAATCTGCTCTCCAGTAATACACTTATCCGTGGTTCAGAAACATATGTATTACCCATAATGCACCATTTTATGACATCAAGAAGTAAACCCACTATTGCTTACAGTCGTGAACAGTAATTCCTTGTTTTTTATGTATGGTGATTGAGGGTTCTTTGGATAAATATATCCTCTCAATGGCTATATTCTGACAAATGTGgccttttcctctctctatatcctccaaGGTGAACCTGTTCTTCCTGTTGAACATTGTGCGTGTCCTGATCACCAAGCTGAAAGTGACCCACCAGGCTGAGTCCAGCCTCTACATGAAGGCGGTGCGCGCCACcctgattctggtacctctcctggGGATCCAGTACGTCCTGTTGCCCTACAAACCAGAGGGACGGGTCTCCTCTGAGATCTACGACTACATCATGCACATCCTAATGCATTATCAGGTAAGACTATCTATTCTCTGCTAGTTACCCTAGCTCATATATGACTCTAACATTATACATTTCTAGGCTTACAGTAATGTATCTTTCATGTTTCCAACCAAGGTTAGGGTGACTTTCGTGTATGTTGTGCATGGTAATTTGGCAGATGTTCTTGTCCAGAGTGACGTACTGTCGGTAAGTGCATACTAAGGTGTctgggggagaaaaagagaaCCATACCCCTTCTGAAGTAAGCAGCAGTAACGTTCCCATTGCCACAATAAAACTGAAGTAGTCATCTGCAGCCACTGTCTCTTATTATTGGATTAAAACCAGGTCGGCGCCTTATTAGCCTTTGACTCCTGTGTCTTTATCTCATGGCCTGTGGAAGAAAGTATATGTCATTGTctggcagtggaggaggagggttgaATGCTGCAACTCATGATGAGGTACAGTCAGTGCCTTCTGGTGCCAGGCTGAATCAGCTCAATAAATAATACATTACAACGCCTTTCTctgtccctactctctctctgtacctctctctcgccctcgtTTTACATGCTCCTCGAAAGGTCCGCTGCCAAAATGCATCGAAGTTGGCAAAGTCAGCCCCACGGCTCGACTGTTTTGGGTGTTTGAGAGCTTGAGACATTCTCCCAGGGCATTAAAGCGATGGGTGTATAACCGATATGCACTGACTGGGCTCCTTTGTTTGCTTTATTTTCTCAGGGTCTGCTGGTAGCCACCATCTTCTGCTTCTTCAACGGAGAGGTAAGATTCTGACCCACATTAATTTATCAGGTTTTCTGAAATCCCAGATATAGAATTTTAGGTCGGAGGATTCCCTTGCAGCTTATTCACAGGACATTTTGGGACCTTTTCAGAAATGTTGCGACCCTCTCGTCCCCTGTACATTTGAGTCCTCAGTTCCCTGTGCGATCAAGCCAAGGTTAGGCAACTTCCTCTGGGCAAACCCTCCCCGAGAGGTGACCTGCCCTGGGGATGCATCTGGGGAAGTTGACCTTCCAGAGCAT of the Oncorhynchus masou masou isolate Uvic2021 chromosome 10, UVic_Omas_1.1, whole genome shotgun sequence genome contains:
- the LOC135547293 gene encoding calcitonin gene-related peptide type 1 receptor isoform X1, which gives rise to MLKKKMDGFGWCWMVICLLLCTPTDIFVVASPEVNETQEYIPVNVYHDTDVTRKKIVTAQFECYQKIMKDNDHNKIGFFSDGFYAAGPVCNRTWDGWLCWDDTEAGFTSEQYCPDYFQDFDPSELVTKICSDNGHWFLHPESNRTWTNYTRCNEHTNEGRMTAMNLFYLALIGHGLSLTSLLISLGIFFYFKSLSCQRITLHKNLFFSFVLNSVITIIWLTAVANNQELVQRNPTSCKVSQFIHLYLFGCNYFWMLCEGIYLHTLIVVAVFAEKQHLMWYYLLGWGFPLIPASIHAIARSYYYNDNCWISSNTSLLYIIHGPICAALLVNLFFLLNIVRVLITKLKVTHQAESSLYMKAVRATLILVPLLGIQYVLLPYKPEGRVSSEIYDYIMHILMHYQGLLVATIFCFFNGEVQGVLRRHWNQYRIQFGSTFAHSDAMRSASYTASSITEVQGCYSIDSHTEHLNGKGACLDIETSILKSENPFT
- the LOC135547293 gene encoding calcitonin gene-related peptide type 1 receptor isoform X2 translates to MLKKKMDGFGWCWMVICLLLCTPTDIFVVASPEVNETQEYIPVNVYHDTDVTRKKIVTAQFECYQKIMKDNDHNKIGPVCNRTWDGWLCWDDTEAGFTSEQYCPDYFQDFDPSELVTKICSDNGHWFLHPESNRTWTNYTRCNEHTNEGRMTAMNLFYLALIGHGLSLTSLLISLGIFFYFKSLSCQRITLHKNLFFSFVLNSVITIIWLTAVANNQELVQRNPTSCKVSQFIHLYLFGCNYFWMLCEGIYLHTLIVVAVFAEKQHLMWYYLLGWGFPLIPASIHAIARSYYYNDNCWISSNTSLLYIIHGPICAALLVNLFFLLNIVRVLITKLKVTHQAESSLYMKAVRATLILVPLLGIQYVLLPYKPEGRVSSEIYDYIMHILMHYQGLLVATIFCFFNGEVQGVLRRHWNQYRIQFGSTFAHSDAMRSASYTASSITEVQGCYSIDSHTEHLNGKGACLDIETSILKSENPFT